The sequence below is a genomic window from Streptococcus pantholopis.
GACAAAGCGGAAGGACGGCCGGCACTTGCTGGTTGTTCTTGATTCAACTAATCAGTTCTCTGATAACAGAACGCTTATTCGGCTTTCAGTTTGGATGGGTACTGCCAGCTTCCTTTTCTTCGTTATTGTTATCACAGTGTTTTCTGGGAAAGCTATTCGGCCTTTTGTCGACAATTATGAAAAACAGCGTCGCTTTATCACCAATGCCAGCCACGAATTAAAAACCCCCTTAGCCGTGATTGCGGCCAATAATGAGCTTGTTGAGCTGATGCATGGTGAGTCAGAATGGACACAAAATACTTCGGAACAAGTTCAGCGGCTGACAGGACTGCTTGATGGTCTTGTCAGTCTGGCACGCCTAGAGGAACAGGAGGAAGCCGTTCTGACGAATGTGAATTTCTCTGCCGTAACTGAGGCAGCTGCTAACGATTTTAAGGGTCCGATAATCAAAGACGGAAAACATTTCGAATGGGATATTCAGCCCGGTGTTTTTGTTAAAGCAGAAGAAAAATCACTATTTGAACTAGTGACTCTTTTAGTCGATAATGCAAACAAATATTGTGATGAGGGGGGAACTGTTTCAGTCAGGCTAAAAAAAGGCAGCCGCTTAGCTAAGGGCCGCTTGGAAATATCAAACACCTATGCAAAAGGCAAGAATACAGATTACAGTAAATTTTTTGAGCGCTTCTATCGTGATGACGAATCTCACAGCAGCCAAAAATCTGGCTATGGAATCGGCTTATCCATGGCAGAAAGCTTGGTGAAACTATTTCGCGGAACAATCTCTGTCAGCTATAAAGCTGACACCATCACCTTTACAGTGTCTTTATAATGGTGAGCAGGAATAAAAAATATTATAAGACTGGTAAAGTGCCCTTGTACTCGGCTCTTTATCAGTTTTTTTAGGTCTGATTTTCATAGCGGACAGTCTTTTGCACTGTTAGCTGTGTACTGCAGCTATTAGAAGTTATTGTGTTTGAGCCTTGTCTGTCAGACTTCTTTTGATTTCATTGATAAAAGCCAGACTGATTTCTGAAACTTTTTTATTTTTATTGATAATATAGCCCAAGGTATGAAGAGGGCTGTCTTTTAAGGGAATCAGAACAATCTGTTCTTTGATAAAGCTGTTGACTATACCCAGTCCTGACGCATAAGCATCGGATGCGCACAGCAAATTCATAACTGTGCCTCGGTCACTGCTGTAGATAATATTTTGTTTTTGAGCGACCGCAAGGGCATCCTCGTCAAAATTAAGACCGGCCTTATCTTGATGAAAACGGATTTGCGGGTAAGCATTCAGTTCATCTTCAGCAATTACAGCATGTTGGGCTAAAGGATGGCCTTTTCTCAGAAAAATACGAGTAGGGAAATCCCCCAGAGGCGTAAATTCCAAATTTTGATGCAGAAAAGCATGCTCTAAGATGTGCCTGTTGTCGTCATCAAGGAAAATAATTCCCAAATCAGCCGCAAAATCAGCGACACTTTCCAGAATCTTTTTGCTGCTTGTTTCAATAAGCTGAAATTCTTGGTAGCTTTCAGCGAACTGTTCTGAAATATGGGCCAGAGGGAGAGAAAGAAAATCATAATGGTGAGAAACAACCGTAAAACTCTTTTTATATTGACTGTGATAACGCTCTTCCAGTAAACTCAGCTCACCGATAATCCGTTTAGCATATTTAAGGAAATCCTGTCCGGCTTCTGTAAGACGTGTTCCGGTATTCGACCGCACAAAAAGCTGAACTCCTAATTCATTTTCTAAATCTTTGATTGAACTTGAAAGGTTCGGCTGAGAGACAAAAAGCTCTTTAGCTGCTTGACTGAAAGAGCCTGTTCTTGCGATAGCTTCAACATAATGGCATTGCTGAAAATTCATAAAGTCTTCACCTCTTTAATTGCTGGCAAATAAAAGTGTAATGTCATTAT
It includes:
- a CDS encoding sensor histidine kinase translates to MFRKLRFRFIGIASLAVLFLIFSIVTVINSARYLQTKNQINKVLRVLSENDGSFPNVSQTAEKLGENMVSLDTISQYRYFSAVISDDDLLSIDTENISDLSDAQAENYAISISQSKDNHGDFDYQGHTYSYMLTKRKDGRHLLVVLDSTNQFSDNRTLIRLSVWMGTASFLFFVIVITVFSGKAIRPFVDNYEKQRRFITNASHELKTPLAVIAANNELVELMHGESEWTQNTSEQVQRLTGLLDGLVSLARLEEQEEAVLTNVNFSAVTEAAANDFKGPIIKDGKHFEWDIQPGVFVKAEEKSLFELVTLLVDNANKYCDEGGTVSVRLKKGSRLAKGRLEISNTYAKGKNTDYSKFFERFYRDDESHSSQKSGYGIGLSMAESLVKLFRGTISVSYKADTITFTVSL
- a CDS encoding LysR family transcriptional regulator; protein product: MNFQQCHYVEAIARTGSFSQAAKELFVSQPNLSSSIKDLENELGVQLFVRSNTGTRLTEAGQDFLKYAKRIIGELSLLEERYHSQYKKSFTVVSHHYDFLSLPLAHISEQFAESYQEFQLIETSSKKILESVADFAADLGIIFLDDDNRHILEHAFLHQNLEFTPLGDFPTRIFLRKGHPLAQHAVIAEDELNAYPQIRFHQDKAGLNFDEDALAVAQKQNIIYSSDRGTVMNLLCASDAYASGLGIVNSFIKEQIVLIPLKDSPLHTLGYIINKNKKVSEISLAFINEIKRSLTDKAQTQ